DNA sequence from the Juglans microcarpa x Juglans regia isolate MS1-56 chromosome 5S, Jm3101_v1.0, whole genome shotgun sequence genome:
CAGAAAATTGACAAgaaaactacaagaaaaattctttttatcagtTGCTATTCACCATCTCACAcctcatattttatgaaaagcatcccacgttttatgaaaaataccctcacatcctatgaaaaaaatGTAGGTATGAGATGTaagagtgaatagtgactgatgcattTCATTCCTCAAACTTCAACATATTGCGAGAAACTAAAAGTACTGAATGTGTAATGGTAAATTAGGAGAAGTTGAAGGGAAAATTAGAAAACTGGAGGCGATCGAGTTGGAGGGTGGGCCAAAGAGAGGTAGGGGGGTGAATATCAGAGAGAGTGTATGTAGTGGTTACTTTCTTGGAGGAAATGATGATGTTTAGGGccactttttttcaattttagaagAAAGATCAGCCCACCAAAGTCATGGTCACTTGATGATTTTGGCACCCAGATAAAAAAAGGTGGCCCCAAAAATCCTCATATCAGATAAGTAAAAAGTGTAGGTGCTTTGTGAATACCAcaccaagaaacaaaaaaaaaaaaaaaaaagtgtaggtGCATGCTTTCTTTCATCACTGAAAGATGACTAAATTTAACCTTTCCCACCTCCTTTTTCACAGTCGATTTCCCATACATCTCATTCAAGAGATATATAGTGAGTCATCTATATAATTCCTATGCTCACAGGGGACCAAAAAAAGACAAGATTTTCCACCATATCAGGTATATATCCACATGCTTTACATGATCTAGGGAGATATCCTCTAATCCCAAACTCTCGAGAAACTTCAtatgaaaagataaaagaaaaatatagcaTTACCAGGAAAAGGAGAAATAAAGTAAGAAAGTCATGAAGGACTATTAATGTAAATGATCAGATGATCTGGATTGTCTGGTTTGAGTTGACCTCGACTAAGCCTTGGAGAGATGCAAATATGGGACCCTGGCCATTGAGTGATTATCATGCAATTTACTGTGGAAACACAGTAAGATGAGGCCATGCATGTCTTTTCATTATCATGatattcatttactcaattGGAAACTCATGATCTGAGTCTGGTTGTCTaccttcttttctctctctctctctctctctctctatatatatatatatatatatatatatatatatacacacacacacacacatatatcgAAATACTCCATACTTCTCAATTTATAATGTAAATTACCTTGCCAAGCATTTGAATGCAATATATTGGTCATGGAATGATATCTTGTTTttgggaggaagggggaggaaATTAATGTTTTGACCCACCACTTCGTCAAAGGTTGAGACAGAACAATGTAATGATATATGAGTGGTACCAGCTTTGAATTGAAACAAGCAAAGATCAAATACTTAGATGGGCAATGTCGTTATGAGTACATGCGGTATGATTATGGCAAAGACTTATTTGCTCTGCAAGCAATTAGggtttttactttattattattattattattttggcctTTCCTCTCTTGCTTTTCTTCATTTCTCAGTCAAAGTGTCTGGTCCTATCATCATTGGGACATAACTACTACATGAAACCTTTCATTGTAGGCTTCAAATGCCCAGCCTTGTTCATGACTAATCATGTTTTGAGAAACCCATCTGTGATCTGTCATTCTTCAGTACTGATGATCTTTAGCAGATTTTGAATCTGTTCTTTTATCCTACTGTTAATGTTTagtaataataatgataaaaagtCAAATACCGTGTTGGTTAACAAGGCAAATTTGCATTCTTATAAGATCGATCTGCATAATTTGGCATTGATTAAGAATGAACTTGGTTCCAGATTGAAGAAAGAACAAGAACATGAGCTGATGATCAGGCAAATTTCTTCGATTCCCTATCATGAGTTGGACAAGGATTGAACAAATCGGTCACATGTCAACATGTAAATTAATTATCTCATTAATTTTGGAACACCCACCAACTGGTATTGATATGATGAGAGTCAGTAGTCATTATCCCATTGTAGGATTACCTTGTTAGGTTTAAGGTGGTCAAATAGCCATCATTATTAATTGCAAGCTGTCTATGAATaattctgcattttttttttttttttgttcaggtCCCTTGAGAGTTCCATTCTTTTTTGcctgatgatcatgatctgcaAGAATGGTATCCTCCCCATATTCAGAGAGTAAAAGGACAGGAGAAGTTCATAAGTTTCAACTTTCTTTACCATAAAATTAACCAATCTCACCAACGTTTTCTGCTTCTTAATTGCATCATAATGCATGGCAGAATCCAATCTCGATCCCTTCCCCTCTCGGTACGTTCTAATCCTCCAAAGAAAAGCCAAGCAAAAAAGAATGTCTACCTGCATGGAATGTTGCCTCTCAACTTTGTCGACTGATCATCTGTACcaaaatgaaatattacaaagacccttaggcctcatttgtttttacaactccTCTAAACTcctctcatctaatcattataatttttacaaattttcgcaaaaaataaaataaacaattcaactttttcaaataaaaaaaatattataataatattttattcaacttttaactttaatctcaactcctTTTATCTTTGAACTCGACCgtgatattttatattgagtGAGAAAAGTAGGTAGTATATGAGATCCCGCATTACTTGAGAAAGAAAAGTTATTGTTCTTTATAATATGTTTAGTAAAgtttcaattatattattgactagttATTTTGAAGTATAGGTATGCACAAATGTTAATTGGACCTCTTTTGAGAGGTTATATCAACTCTCCAGTTGTAATATTCACATCaattcaaaatgattattttgaagatttctATATCATAGTCAAGAATATTAGTACTCTTTGGTCTCTCAAAAACATTGAATTATGGGGCTATAAGCATTTCTCATGATGATGTCCATTCCCACCACACATGGATCTTCAACCAACATTTCACCTTCAAGCTCTTGAATGGTTTTTAGTTGTTTAATTTATACTCCatcataagaaaataaatctttaaaCTACTGTGTTCATGCCATCCTAGATCAGTAGTACTGAGTTCTGCAATGATAGTTCTTATTtgatgagggaaaaaaatgatattcctGATGTAGTTTTTACATTAAACTGCCCattgtgactttttttttttattttttaaactggACCAGTGGCTGAGGTACTGCTCAGTCaagaagaatataaaaaaaatacataatagtTCCAATCCTGATTAGAGGCCTTTTCCAGAAGCTGGAgacttaggttgtgtttggcaagtgagagtacttgaggtattctcactactattctttactttattattactttttatctacttttctactatttattacttttcacctactttttaatattttattattacttttttattactattcacaaatattttcaacacttctcaaatattctcactacCTAAACCAAGCCTTATATGAGAAGCTTAACAAAGTCAttacaaatttatcatttaattaatgcTGATAAAGAATATTTCTTgctgtttttaacttttttcatctccttttttttctttaatttatataaattctgaagattaattttttaaaattctggATTTTTGGTTAGAAAAGACTTCacctttttaatatttgatcatatattttttttacttttaattgacgactaattaattattttaaatattaattttcaccatttttaggTGGTTCTCTACCTTGAGAGACAAAAGCAGGATGTTACAAAACAACCCCTGAAGGAAACATGGAGAGTCTCGCACGGACAATGGCTTCCATGTAATTTCAGGACTGACTGGTAAACCCTTCCTAAATCCTAAACCCTAGATTTAAGCAAAAACCTAAAAGACCGCAGACTACACGGGAAGGGTCTTGTTTCGCGAATCACTCTGACTTTCCCTCTCTTATCTTTGTTTTTTCGGTTCTTTTGTTGATATCTCAGATGGCGAAGCGTTTGGTCCCACTTCTGAATCGAGTTTTGGTCGAGAAGATTGTCCCTCCGCCCAAGACTCATGCCGGAATATTGCTCCCCGAGAACGCCACCAAGGTCAATTCTCCGAGTTACTCGACACCCACTTTTACTTTTCTCTCTCTGTTCAATGTGTGTGTTTGTTGagggaagaaaaattaaataaaaccaGCACCCACCAAGGAGAATTAAGTGTAAGAGGCTCTATTCCAGTGTGCGAATCACAAGTCCTGTTTTTGGGTATTGTTTACGCGGATATATTTTGGGGAAACTTCGTTTTTGTATCCATACAGTGACACGAAATTTCTTTAGAATCAATAGTATTTGTCTTTTGAAGTACTTAGTTCGGTGGCTAATCTAGTGGAAATGCATCAAAACATTTTCTCTGTTAGtaagtttttcttgttttgttgtgATTGTATAAACCATTTGTTTGCAATTGTTTATTTGACGCCGTGTTCTTCGATGATTCGGTTtgtcttttttactttttttttttatcggtaattttattgtctttattacTGATTGGTACGAGATTTTGGAATGCTTCCATCATTGATTTCTCcaattattgagaatttctctCGTTTGATACTTTAGCTGAACTCTGGAAAAGTTGTGGCCGTGGGTGCGGGGATTCGTGATAAAGAGGGAAACTTGATTCCTGTCAGTGTAAAAGAAGGAGACAATGTCCTCTTACCTGAATATGGAGGAACTCAAGTGAAGCTTGCTGACAAAGAGTATGCCCTGTTTCCTCTTCCAGTCATTATGCCTTGTAATTATAAATTGCCAACATATATACAGGACACGCTCGTGTGTGTGATGAGTAACCTTCATTCAAGCTTATGTCATCTTTAACTTGGTTTATTGTCTTGAGAGTGCAAGTTACTTTAGTACTCCCAAGTCAGGCGAAGTTGTTACTGTAGgcgtgtcaaatcgtgttaacaggtcgtgttcgtgtcgtgtcaagacatatatattatactatatgggtcaaccTGAACACTACTTGTcaagcttatcgtgtcaaaatctcaaatcctaatacgacccattaacataacgagTTGACATGACACGATCCGTTAGTGAATACTACGAAATAGGTTAACTCGACCCGTTTCAACCCGTCTATGTAAATTGGTTGAACAGACCCaaaattaacccgtttgacccgattaaatttagtataattttatataaatgttaaaatcgcaatatcgataaaaaaatataaaactaactaatagtctaaaattacaatccaaacaataaaagtatcgaaattaaaatttcaacaatttcaCTTTTAGTTATAAAGTCATAATTGTAATGTTAACTTTCTTAATGGATTATAACGGGTTAAAACGGGTTGACcagttatcaacccgttaagcaatcgtgtcttaacgggtcaatccgTTTTTACCCAAACCCGTTAAGACTAAACCTAAACCTGTtattatcgtgtcgtgttcgtgttgggttaacgggtcgtgtcacatattgccaccctaGTTGTTAGGCTAGGGTTGTGACTTCAATATCTGTAGTTGGTCAGTGTTTCTTCATTGGCTTTCAATTGGAAAGCAGATTTTAGGTTTTGCTATCTCAAGTATGCCAGTCCCTTTGCATCTCTAGACAGGTATATTAGATAGAACCGTAAGCTGAAACTATGTGaatttcatttgtttattttcttggtgtaagggttttgtttttgtttgtttttgtttttgtttggatgcaATTCAACTAACCCCATATTattgtacaaaaaaaaactGTATACAGGATATGTGCACACTTAAACTGTTTGTGGTAGTGTAAGGAGAACACAATGTTGAAATATTTGGCTGAATAATGCA
Encoded proteins:
- the LOC121268453 gene encoding 10 kDa chaperonin-like translates to MAKRLVPLLNRVLVEKIVPPPKTHAGILLPENATKLNSGKVVAVGAGIRDKEGNLIPVSVKEGDNVLLPEYGGTQVKLADKEYHLYRDEDILGTLHE